In the Pseudolabrys taiwanensis genome, one interval contains:
- a CDS encoding molybdate ABC transporter substrate-binding protein: MAAPTESISLYAAGSLKAALTEVAKAYEAQTGSEVVGKFSPSGLLKDALLAGAEADVFASANMAHPQALADAGMCGPVKLFARNRLCALVRPGLAVTSATLLDRMLDPQVKLGTSTPKADPSGDYAFAVFHLAEAVKPGAPATLERKALRLTGGDQSAVPPEGRNVYGWHVAEGRADIFLTYSTNAIAARRDDPRQQIIDLPATLAVGADYGLTVMTRARPAAPAFADYVLSAAGQALLMSHGFASKDAT, from the coding sequence ATGGCCGCGCCCACTGAAAGCATCTCGCTCTATGCGGCTGGCAGCCTGAAGGCGGCCCTGACGGAGGTCGCCAAGGCCTACGAAGCGCAGACCGGCAGTGAAGTCGTGGGTAAGTTCAGCCCCTCGGGTTTGCTCAAGGATGCGCTTCTCGCCGGCGCGGAGGCGGACGTCTTCGCTTCGGCCAACATGGCCCATCCGCAAGCGCTCGCCGACGCCGGCATGTGCGGCCCGGTCAAGCTGTTCGCCCGCAACCGGCTCTGCGCGCTGGTCCGCCCCGGACTCGCCGTGACCAGCGCCACTCTGCTCGATCGCATGTTGGACCCGCAGGTCAAGCTGGGGACATCGACTCCCAAAGCCGATCCGTCAGGCGATTACGCCTTCGCGGTATTCCATCTGGCTGAAGCCGTGAAGCCGGGCGCACCGGCCACGCTGGAGCGAAAAGCGCTGCGGCTGACCGGTGGCGATCAAAGCGCCGTTCCTCCGGAAGGTCGCAACGTATATGGCTGGCACGTCGCCGAAGGCCGCGCCGATATCTTTCTCACCTACTCTACCAATGCGATTGCGGCCCGGCGGGACGATCCGCGCCAGCAAATCATCGATCTGCCGGCAACCTTGGCGGTCGGCGCCGATTACGGCCTGACCGTGATGACGCGGGCCCGCCCCGCGGCTCCGGCATTCGCCGATTACGTCTTGTCAGCGGCCGGCCAAGCGCTATTGATGAGCCATGGCTTCGCGTCGAAGGACGCGACGTAA